Genomic segment of Anguilla rostrata isolate EN2019 chromosome 13, ASM1855537v3, whole genome shotgun sequence:
CAAAAGCTCTTAACTCACAATTATAATAAGCAAtgtagctgcaagcagcaatgaagGGGCCAAGCATTATGATGAACAAGGTCACTGGGTACAGTGGcacctttattattattattattattattattattattattgttgttgttgttgttctccaGGCTTTGTCATGCATGTAATTTCAAGTTTGACTGATGCAGGATTTATGGAGCCAGAAATACAACTAATTAGGTTTTAACAACTAGATGGATTTACTGAGTTTGCCAAGTTCTGTCTGCACACCCCTAGGGCCTCTAGATAAACATATACATAACGCTTATTAGTatcataataaaattttaaggaattattttttatttatttatttaacctttatttacccagggtaggttcactgagcatggatgctcttttgcaggaacgccctgcttcacacctAAATACATGCACAAATTCAGGTGTGAATTCACACCTaaacctcacttcctgtttgtgcgTCTTCACCAAAATGATGGCAGGTGAACTCATGCCACTTTTTTTGCTGAGAGGAGGAAAACAAGCCATGTTTTATCTCTACAAGCAAAATGAGATAAGAGATTTGGCCATTTGAAAACTGCACATATGTGGCACTATAGAGCACCCCCAGCTGTAAAACTCTAGAGCATGGATCGTGGGGGAACAAGGTAATCTGGTAATCCAGGGGgggctggtttttattttaattttaaaacatattcagATTGCCAATAGGTAATTTTCAACTGTCATTATCAGAACATAGTAAGAGGGTTGATATGCTATGTGTTCCCTCTTTTTGTCTTCATTGACAAGGCCAAAGGGTAAGGGTGAACTGTCTTTTCTGTTAACTTATTTTCTTCTGTTAATGCTGAGTGTAGTCAGGTTGagttgtttgttatttttatttaattgttagGATAGTCTCTTTCCTTTCTAGGTATGAATAATTCCAACCATAGCCTGTTGGTGGCACTAGAGGGATTAATGTACTGACCAAATTTGGCAAGTTGATACTTTGGACTGTCCTCTGTCTGTAtgccaaatttcacaaaaatccacAAAGCAGTTCTAGGGGCTGCCATAGACTTCCAATGATGGAAAAACGGTGCTTGgccacaaataataattttacatttacattttattttatttatatgctgTATAATTAGCAATcacagtgttttacatttttttctcaagcACAATTTCAACAGGTGAGTTCCATATTCACCAAAAATTAAGGGTAGAAAAATGTACTTtcggtgcaaaacaaataaaagctaCAGCTACAATGTTGGCTTTTGTGGTTTGGGTAAGGGGGACAGCATGGGGCTTTGTCAGGAAGTATCACAAGTTAACAACCAAAAGGATCCTCGACTTTTGCCCTTTTCAAATTTGAGTTTTGTCAACACTGCATTGTCAAAATGTGGCTGTGTGGTCTTTGTAAACAGAACTGAACATACATTTCTGTGATATTTCTCTTCCAGCAAGGAGTCCAGAATGTTATTTGCTATAGATcaatcagtttattttttgtagtgACACCAATGTATTTTGGCAGTAAAGATCTTCAgtgtaatgaaaaaataaatacacaaaacataatGGATCTATTTGATTAGCAGATTTCTGACTAATAAGATCATTACCATCAAACAGTGTACCATAACACTGACATTCCTTGGCTGTACTTCTCTCTGAAGTTGAATAAACATCTTTTCTTTGGATTCAGGAATGGTCGGAACAAAGTGTTCAGTCAGCATTGACCTAACCTTGCTTCATAGCATTTTATGAAATCCCagaatttctttttgaaaattccACAGCTTTCAGGCATTTTCCAATTACgggtttatttttcatttaatggtTGCATGGCACAAATATTagcatttctgaaaataaatcaaatgtagGAGTGGCATTTGTTTATTCCATGTCAATGATAACTATAACAGTACTGAAAGtaaaatttgaatgtttttgcaCATCCAATTACCCCCACAGGTGTTTAAAATCTTTATGACTCATTTTTCAAAACCAACATCCTTTCCGCCCACACAGTTGCCTAGTTACTGCAGACGTGCTTTACTCCTATTTAAACAGATGAATCTGTGCATCCGGTTGAGTAATATTACATGAAGTCACAGCTCAAAACACTGCTTTATAAAAAATGGACTTGTCTTCAGATACTAACTCCAAGATCACAAATTTACTATGAAAGATAACGACTGCACTCTAGAGTATGTTGTCAAGTTCTTCATTCTTTCTGCAAAAGACGTAATCcctaaaaacaaattttttcaTTATATCCCAAAGTGAATGATTTTCCTAACTGAAATTCTTTGCCTTATCAAATCCTAATACACAAGAAGAATACCAAAAGAAAAAGTCTTATGAGCTTATCTTTTCAAATATCACAGTGTAACTTGGCTTGAATATGGAATTGACATagaagacagattttttttatctaatttattttgattgcctttttctttttgttattaaaaattCTGTGATTTGGTATTTCTTCCCTTCTAATTTTTATATAGTGATGTTTTATATTGTGCTGaatccaaaataataaaaatttaaaaaaccaatgGCAATCATTTTGGAAGCAGGAGCATTAGCATATTTCTTATTGGCCACCATGTGAATCTGCAATGGAATGGCACCTCCTATGCCAGCACGTTCACCCCAGAGCAGCGCGATACGAACCCGCCAAAGCGCCGTGTAGCCCTGAGTTTTCACACACCCACTCCTTGCAGCACTTCCCCGCTAGCTGAAGGTAGCGGGGGTTGGGGCAGTCCGGGCTGGGCAGCCTCAGGCCATCGCTACACAGGTGCACGCAGGTCACGCCCCCTCCCGCGCACTGGCACCGGAGGCCGCAGGAGGGCAGGAACACCTGACCCTCCTCGTACGTCACACCGTTCAGCTCGCAGCCCAGCTCGTCTTGGCCTAAGACAGAGACATCTTCAGTGCTTCGTCTCACATCACAGCACACGTATCAGAGGTTCCTGGCAGAAGCTGTACAGCAAGTGTGCTGCTGTAAATAGAAACTATGTGGCCAGTTCACACTTCTGTGAACTGCACAGATTGAATCTCGTTACACCTGTTACGGATAGCACATAGCATTATTCTGAAAGGTTGTggtgaaaaacattattttagcaATGTTTCTGATGTTTCTTTTTACCCATACCAAACAGCAACATTGTGAATTAGTCTAGGTTATACTCTTTTCCTGTCTGCAAACTAGCATAATGATGAATCCGCAACATTTTCACAACTTTCCACAACCTACAAAAGCACAAAAGGCCAAATATTACTGAATCAGATTTCTAGGCCCCTGCATTTCACAGAATAAATGTGAAGACCTATCCTGTTTGAGGCTCTAGGGCGCTTTGGAAACTGACTGCCCAGCTGTCAGTGTTCTTGTTGAGAAGCTCCCTACGATCCATCATGTGCACAACATGGAAATGCATCATGGGTATACTCTGTACACTTACTTCAGATTTCAGTTCAAGACCTGCTTTGGCCCATTTAATTCAGAATTGTGCAAGGattgtttagtttattttcgTTGTTTCGTTAAGGAAGTGATTTAAGCACATTTGAATAACTGATACCACAAGAACAACGGAAATAGGGCTCGGTTTCCTGTCAAGGTCCCAACGGCACTTTTCACGTATAGCAGGGTTAGCTGATTTCGCTCGTAGCGCTTTCCTCTGCCGGTTGACTACAGCAGCGTCGCATGCACGTGCGAGGTACCCACCGACACACTGCCCGGGGCCGCCAGGATAGCTGGCGCTGTGGTCGCACTGCAAACCCCGCCGGGCGTCGCACACCAGCTTCTCATTGCAGGCCTCGCCACGCTGACTGGCACACACCTGGCAGCAGCCACACCCATCCAGGACCCGCGGAACACAGGGCGCAGACAACGGGCAGGAGCACGGACCCCCGCACTGCTGGCACagagcctgcagggggcagcgtTACAACGGTAGCACAAAGCGTCCTCGTCATCTTTACAGATGGCAGCATCGCTGGTTCCTTAATCCATTCGGGAATTGTAGAATTACACAGCATTGCGGGTCTGCCACTTCTGTTTCCTTTCAGTTTGCACATTGAATTATCAAGCAGGACAGCTGTGTGATCGGACTGCCTCTGATCACATTCTCTGGCCCTGTGacttattaaattttaaataatcagtACTAGATTTACAGTGCTATGTAAAACTTCATACAACATTCATTATTATGCAATGGTCCATCAGGCCAAGCAAACTTGGTAAACTGAGCAGTTGGCATTAATCAATTCTGAACGTGTAATTAAGGCTTAAttgtcaaaaaaacattttttttttgacagactAATTGTCTATGGCTGGCTTTGTTTCACCAGTTCTACATtagacattacaaaaaaaatatgccatttttatttatttcaggaaaTCACTCTGATCTTTGATGTTGTACCTTACATGCTGTGCCAGTAGCAAAATATTCTTAGAAtataattcattgttttatttcccttttcctttcaATATCTGATGAGGAGTGACATGTAAAGCTTTATTTAGCACATGTAAATAGACAGAACAGCCACCTCTGAATTCTGAGCAGTAAACACACGGCTTACTtcggcagagagggagagagagagagagaaaggaggcaGCCCTCACCTGTGAGAGCgagcagagcagcagaaggCAAACGGACGCACGCTCTCCCACTCGCCTCTCCATCTGCCGCAGGCCGGCCACCTGTTTCTCCCGCAGGAAGTCTGCCATTCTGTTAGGTGCGCTGTTGGAAAAACTGCCCGCTGAGTTCATACATTTATAAAGCCttgagctgtgatgtcactgacagGCTACTGCAGTGAAAACATCAGTTGGACATGGATGGCAAATGTTTCTAATTTCACATCCACAGTGCCTGTTGCCATTCTCTcccagcaatgttttttttttccttttccttttcatttggaCTTTTACAAAGACTAAAATTTAAAGCAGTCTTgcatgaaaagtaaaaaagaaagcggattaaatatttattgcatGTACACAACCCCACAGGGCACCTCAGATCTGCTGCTAGGGTCAGGAGTTGACAGGGATGGAGGAGTTGAGATTTCAGAAATTTTGTGGTCTTCCTCCGGCTCATGCCTGTGCAAGCCCGATttgagagctgcagtgtgataGGAAGCGGtgggtgacatcacatgctGCACAGTAGAATACGTGCTTGTCTGCACTGCCCTGAATTGAGAGCAGTGGTTGACTCAGAATGCTGATACAATCAGGTATTGCAAATTCAGAAGAAAAGGGAAGGGACAggcataaaaaataacaaattattcAGGATCACATGATCCTGAATCACATCCATGACTGTGATTACATCCATCTCAGAATATCTATCTTGTTATACATCTatccaaatatataaataataatgatattataGCAAATTACAGTGAAATCACCACAATTCATTCAAGTTCCTTCTGGCAAATCACTATGTACATACCTGTTTGagaataatgtaatgtaatatgtaaggTAATTTATAATGTAAAATTGTATCAGCAAATAAGCAACTGCCATGAAtgtacacaattttaaaaataaaatataagaacCAGTTCATAGTTCATACACAGCTATAGGCACAcacttatataggcacacacccactcacacatgtgcatgcatgtgaacacatacacacacacatacagacacattcatCTGTAAAAAGCCATCTGTACAAAGCCACTAAAAACCTAAAATTAGCTTTCATGTATAGTCTATATTATTGCTTTGGAAACCTATTAATAGATTTCGTAAGTATACAGTTGTTCACCAGATGTGTGTGAATTTACCCTCTGAATTCTCTCTGTGCACAGTTTGCTTAATCACAGATATGAAGTTCTTTACGTAACGCCAGATTTCTGTGGTTGCCAGTGTGAACTGT
This window contains:
- the LOC135238320 gene encoding LOW QUALITY PROTEIN: CCN family member 5-like (The sequence of the model RefSeq protein was modified relative to this genomic sequence to represent the inferred CDS: deleted 2 bases in 1 codon; substituted 1 base at 1 genomic stop codon), giving the protein MADFLREKQVAGLRQMERRVGERASVCLLLLCSLSQALCQQCGGPCSCPLSAPCVPRVLDGCGCCQVCASQRGEACNEKLVCDARRGLQCDHSASYPGGPGQCVGQDELGCELNGVTYEEGQVFLPSCGLRCQCAGGGVTCVHLCSDGLRLPSPDCPNPRYLQLAGKCCKEWVCENSGLHGALAGSYRAALGTSSDCIEQSTLWGACSHSCGPGVSTRVSNGNPAFRLETQTRLPCPLPGHSHAFMASGWCEPSYRAAFPVRLEHQGCLSARLYRPRYCGHCPEGRCCSPRRTHTIPVAFRCPRGRLLRHTVMAIESCACHXNCPRPYTPARVAPQGPHTTLLEGPGPSTKEVP